One Cupriavidus pauculus genomic window, GCTTGTTGCGGTTGTACGTCTGGAAGTGCGGACTGTAGAGCCCGCCCTCGAACGCGCGAAACGGGTCGCCGGTCTCGGGCTGTTCGATCTTGATGACGTCGGCACCGAGGTCGCCCAGCAGCATCCCGCATGCGGGGCCCGTGATAAAGGTGCCTTGTTCGAGGACCTTGAGGCCCGCGAGGACTTTGGTCATGAATGCTCCCCTCAGGCCTGCGGGTCGAAGCCGGCCGGCGTACTGCCCGTGTAGACGAGTTCGCGCGTGGCCTGGTACGACAGCGCGAAGCCGATCGAGTGGCGCAGCTCCTCGCTCAGGTGGGCAATCAGGCCGCCCGTACGCGCGAGGATCGGCACGCCCTTGAGCGCGTTCAGCGGAAAGCCGACGCCGAGCAGCACGGCCGGAATCGCGGCCGAAACGTTGAGGCGCAGGTCCTTGCCGACGATATCGGGAATCACGGTTTCGATCGCTTCGGCGATATCGACGTAGACGGTGTCGGCACCGGCTTCGCGTGCCACCGCGAACAGCGCGGCCACACGCGGGTCGCGCGACTTGTGCACCGGATGGCCGTAGCCGGGAATGGCGCGGCGTTCGGCGCGATAGGCCGTGATCACGGCGCGCGCGGCGTCCTCGATCGACTCCCCTTTCTGCACCCGCTGCCAGACCTCGTGGAGCATGATGCCCGCGGTCTCCGATGCGCCGAGGATGACCGAGCCGCAGCCGAGAATCCCCGCGGCCACCGCGCCCTGCAGCGCGTCCGGTGCCGCGGCAAGCGTCATGCGGCTCGCCTGCACGCTCGGCACGAGGCCGTGCTCGGCAATCGCGACGAGCGTGGCGTCGATGACGCGCACGGCCGCGCGCGTGGGGCGCTCGCCCGTGACGAGGAAGCAGAAGTATTCGGTAAAGCTCAGCTTGCCGATCAGGTCCTGGCACAGGTCGGCGCCGCGCACGACGATGGTTTCGGTGTTGGAAGTGCAGATCGCGGTACGCGGAACGGTTTCCTTGCCAATCTTCATGGCGACTGTCTCCTGATGGATCTCGTAGTAGTGGCTGCCAGTCTATGAGCTCCGATGCACAGATAACAGTGATGAATTTCTCTGCTATGCATCGACAGCATCGATAACGGCGCAGTAAGATCGCGGCATGGAACTCCGACACCTTCGCTACTTCGAGGCGCTGGCCGATACGCTGAGCTTTACGCGCGCGGCCGAGCGCATGCACGTGACGCAGTCCACGCTGTCGCATCAGATCCGGCAGCTGGAGGAAGAGATCGGGCAGGCGCTGTTCAACCGCATCGGCAAGCGCGTGACGATGACCGAGGCGGGCGAGACGCTGCTGCTCCATATCGGCCCCGCATTGCGGCAGGTCGATCTCGCCCTCCATGCGGTGCGCGACGAGCAGGGTCCCGTGGCCGGCGAGATTCGCGTGGGGGCCACGCACAGCTTCAATATCCGGCTGATTCCGCAGTGCGTGTCGTCGTTCCTCACGCGCTACCCGTCCGTGCGCGTGATCGTGGAGGAATTGTCGGCCGCGGAGATCACGGCACGGCTCGCAAGCGGGGACCTCGACCTCGGCGTGTCGTATCGTCCCGCCCAGACCGATGCGTTGCGATTCGAGCCGCTGTACAACGAGGAGCTGAAGCTCGTGGTGGGCGCGCACCACCCGATGGCGAACCGCCGGCGCGCGCGCATGGTGGAGCTGCACGGCCTGCGCATGGTGCTGCTGCCGCAGTACTTCGCCACGCGGCAACTGCTCGACGAATGCTTCCGCGCGGCGGGCGCGGAGCCACTGGTCATCGCGGAACTGAATTCGATCGCGCCGATGCTCGAGCTCGTACGGCAGGCGACGGGGGGATCGGCGGGGGGATTGGATATTGCGGCGGTGATCGGCGAGTCGGCCGACCTCGGCAACGAGGACCTGCGCTTTATACCGCTGGAGAGTCCGACGCCGCAGCGCACGCCGGGGCTGCTGTGGCGGCGCGGCGCGCCGCGTGCGGTGCCGGTGAAGTATTTCGCGACGGCCGTGCGGCGCGTCGTGGAGTCGATGGAGAAACGATAGGCCCTCTCGCGACCCTCTCGCCTCGAACGGCGGGAGGGCCTCAAGCGATCGGTCGCCCCGTCGCCCGGTCTATTACTTCGCCACGGGCATCGTGAATTCCGCGCCCTTGGCGATGCTGTCCGGCCAGCGCTGCATCACGCTCTTGTAGCGCGTGTAGAAGCGCACGCCTTCCTCGCCGTAGGCGTGGTGATCGCCGAACAGCGAGCGCTTCCAGCCGCCGAACGAGTGCCATGCCATCGGGACCGGAATCGGCACGTTGATACCGACCATGCCCACCTGGATCTGCCGCGCGAAGGCGCGGGCGATACCGCCGTCGCTCGTGTAGCAAGACACGCCGTTGCCGAACTCGTGCGCATTGATCAGCGACACGGCCTCCGCAAAGTCGTCCACGCGCACCACCGACAGCACGGGCCCGAAGATCTCTTCCTTGTAGATCGTCATGTCCGGCTTGACGTGGTCGAACAGCGTGCCGCCGACGAAGAAGCCCTTGTCGTGCCCCTCGACCTTGTGGCCGCGGCCATCGGTCACGAGCGTCGCACCCTCTTCCACGCCCTTGGCGATATAACCCTCCACCTTCGCCTTGTGCACGCCGGTCACGAGCGGCCCCATCTCGGCATCGGCCTCCATGCCGTTGCGGATCTTCAGCGCCTTCGCGCGTTCCGCCAGACGCGGCACGAGCTTGTCCGCCACGTCGCCGACGGCCACCGCGACCGAGATCGCCATGCAACGCTCGCCGGCCGAGCCGTAGGCCGCGCCGATCAGCGCATCCACGGCCTGGTCGAGGTCGGCATCGGGCATCACCACGAGGTGGTTCTTCGCGCCGCCCAGGGCCTGCACGCGCTTGCCGTGCTTCGTGCCTTCCGTGTAGATGTACTCGGCGATCGGCGTCGAGCCCACGAACGACAGCGCCTGCACGTCCGGATGCGCGAGCAGCGCATCGACGGCCTGCTTGTCGCCCTGCACGACATTGAACACGCCATCGGGCAGGCCAGCCTGCTTGAGCAGGTCGGCGATCAGCAGGCTCGGCGACGGATCGCGCTCGCTCGGCTTGAGCACGAACGTGTTGCCGCAGGCCAGCGCGACCGGGAACATCCACATCGGCACCATCACCGGGAAGTTGAACGGCGTGATGCCGGCCACCACGCCGAGCGGCTGGCGCAGGTTCCAGTTGTCGATGCCGCCGCCGATGTTGTCGGTGAAGTCGGTCTTCAGCAGATTGGGAATGCCGCACGCGAATTCCACCACCTCGATACCGCGCGTGACTTCGCCCTTCGCATCCGAGAACACCTTGCCGTGTTCACGCGTGATCAGCGCGGCCAGGTCGTCGTGATGCCTGTCGAGCAGCTCCTTGAACTTGAACAGGATGCGCGCGCGGCGCAGCGGCGGCGTCTCCGCCCATGCCGGCGCGGCGGCCTTGGCCGCAGCCACGGCCGCATCCACGTCGGCGGCGGAGCCGAGCGCGACGCGGGCCGCGACTTCACCGGTGGCCGGATTGAAGACGTCACTGAAGCGGTCGCTGCCGGCCTGCCTGATGGCACCACCGATGTAGTGATGGATCTCGGTGATCTGCTTGTTTTCTGCGATGTTCACTGCGATGTCCCCTCGGTTTCCTGATTACTTCACGTCCTGCAGCGCTTCGCGCACGGTGTCGAACAGCTGGCCGATCTCCGCTTCGGAGATGATCAGCGGCGGCGAGAACGCGAGGATGTCGCCCGTGTAGCGGATGAGCACGCCGCGCTCGAAGCATTTGACGAACGCTTCGTAGCCGCGCGCACCCGGCGCGCCCGGACGCGACTCGAGTTCGACGCCGGCCATCAGGCCAAGGTTGCGGATGTCCTTCACGTACGGCGCGCCACGCAGCCCATGCACGGCGGCCTCGAACTTCGGCGCCATCTCGGCCGCGCGTTCGAACAGCTTGTCGCGCTTGTACAGGTCGATGGCGGCAATCGCGGCCGCGCAGGCGAGCGGGTGGCCCGAGTACGTGTAGCCGTGCGGCAGCTCGATGGCGCCGGGACCGGCACCGTTGACGACCGCGTCATGCACCTCGCGGCGCACCGCCACCGCGCCCATCGGCACCGCGGCGTTGTTGATGGCCTTGGCCATCGTGATCAAGTCCGGCGTGACGTTCAGGCGCTCGGCGGCGGTGGCGGCACCGAGGCGGCCGAATGCGGTGATCACTTCGTCGAAGATCAGCAGGATGCCGTGCTTGCTCGTGATCTCGCGCAGCTTTTCCAGATAGCCGACCGGCGGGATCACCACGCCCGTGGAGCCGGCCACCGGCTCGACGATCACGGCCGCGACGTTCGACGGATCGTGCAGCGCCAGAATGCGCTCGAGGTCTTCGGCAAGGTGCGCGCCCCATTGCGGCTGGCCCTTCGAATAGCCGGCTTCGGCGATGTTCAGCGTGGCGGGCAGATGGTCCGTGTTCGGCATCACGTTGGCCGACCAGATCTTGCGGTTCGGTCCGATACCGCCAACGCCCATGCCGCCGAAGCCCACGCCGTGATAGCCGCGCTCGCGGCCGATGATCTTCACGCGCTGGCCTTCGCCGCGTGCGCGGTGGTACGCCAGTGCGATCTTCAGCGCCGTATCGACGGACTCGGAACCCGAGTTCGTGAAGAAGATGCGGTCGAGACCCTTCGGCATGAGGGCGGCGACCTTGGTCGCGGCTTCGAACTCGAGCGGATGGCCCATCTGGAACGGCGGCGCGTAGTCGAGCGTGGCGGCCTGCTGGGCGATCGCTTCCACGATCTCCTTGCGGCCGTGGCCCGCGGCCACGCACCACAGGCCCGCGCAACCGTCGAGCACCTGACGGCCGTCATGGGTCGTGTAGTACATGCCGCTCGCCGAGGCCAGCAGGCGCGGCGCGGCCTTGTACTGGCGATTGGCGGTAAACGGCATCCACAGCGCTTCGAGGTCGGGGATCACGGTCTTGGCGGCGTCCATAGCTTCTCCTGGTATCCGGTGTCGGTTCGGTTGCGGTTCGATTTCGATTCGGCCACTCTACCGGCGCGTGGCGGCCCGCAGAATATACGGTCGCGAGTTCGCGCACTCACCGTACAGTTTAGGCTTTATGAACCGTACAGGTATCTGTGCCCGCACGCTTCCCCGGCCTGGTGCACGCACGCGTTCGCACATCGCGAACCCGGCCAGCAGATGGGCCATTGCGGGCATACGGCCCGCTGCGCTGCACCATGACGATATCCTTCCCGCGCGCGCCCTAACCCCGCTAAACTGTGCAGGTCCCCAGACCGGAAAGCCGCCTTCGATGCTCGCCCTCCACCTCGCCCGCAGCCGCCGCGGCAGCGATACGCTGACCGAACAGATCGTCTCCGGCATCGTCGCGCTGATCGACAGCCGCGCGCTGCGCGCGGGGGCGGCCGTGCCATCGGTACGGCGGCTGGCGCAGCAGCATCACGTCAGCACGTTCACGGTCGCGGAAGCCTACGCACGCCTGACCGCGCTCGGATACCTGAGCGCGCGTCCGGGATCGGGCTATACGGTCGCGCACCGGCATGCGCCGGCCGGGCAGGCACGCACACCGCAGTGGCAGGCGCCCGAACTCAACGCGGCATGGCTGCTTGCCGACGTGTTCGCCGACCATTCGGTGCCGATCAAGGCCGGCGCGGGCTGGCTGCCCGGCGACTGGCTCAACGAGGAAGGCCTGCATCAGGCCATGCGCACGGCGTCGCGCGTGCCGGCCGCGCAGGTCTCGGGCTACGGCCATCCCTATGGGTTCGCGCCGCTGCGCGAGCATATCGCCACGCATCTGAGCCAGTACGGCATGCCCGTGCAGTCGCAGCAGGTGGTGCTCACGCAGGGGGCCACGCAGGCGCTGGACCTCGTGGTGCGCACGCTGCTGCGTCCCGGCGATACGGTGCTCGTGGAAGCGCCGTGCTACTGCAATCTGCTGCAGATCCTGAAGCTCGCGGGGCTACGCGTGATCGGCGTCCCGCGCACGGCCGCGGGGCTCGACACCGATGCCCTCGAGGATGCCATCCGCGCGCACGGACCGCGCGCGCTGTTCGTCAACACGGTGCTGCAGAACCCGACCGGCGCCACGCTGACGAGCATGAACGCGTATCGCGTGCTGCAGCTGGCCGAGACCCACCGGCTGCTCGTGGTGGAGGACGATATCTATCGCGAGCTCGCGCCGGCGGGCTCGCCGATGCTGGCGGCCATGGACGGCCTGTCGCAGGTGGTTTACATCAACGGATTCTCGAAGACCATCGCGCCGTCGGTGCGCGTGGGGTATCTCGCGGCGAGCCCCGACCTCGCCAAGGCGTTCGCGCAGACGAAGATGGCGGTGGGGCTGACCTCATCGGAGGTGACCGAGCGGCTCGTGTATTCGGTGCTGACCAGCGGCCATTACGCGCGCCATGTCACGGCGCTGGGCGAACGGCTGCGCGCGCAACAGGATCTCGTATCGGAAAAGCTGGAGGCGCATGGCATGGAAGTGCTGCTGCGGCCGGAAGGCGGGATGTTCACGTGGGCACGGCCGCGCTGGGACGATCGTGCCGAGGGCGGGCAGCCAGGCCAGGCGCTGGCCGCGCGGGCGCTCAGCCACGGAATCTGGCTCGCACCGGGCGTCTACTTCGAGCCCGATGGCAGCGACTCGCCGTGGATCCGCTTCAACGTGGCGACGAGCGATGCGCCGCAGTTGTGGGCGTTCCTCGGCGCCTGCCGTGCGGGGCAGGACGCCGAGTCCGCGCTGACCGCCTGATCAGAAGCGGTAGCGCACGTAGCCCGTGTAGAAGTTGGCGCCCGGGTTCGGCTCGCGGATGCCCGCGTTGGAGATGTGCTGGAAGCGGAAACCGGCTTCCATGGCGTTGTTCTTGCCGAACGCCGCACCCACGCCGATCATGTCGCCGAACTGGAACGCACTGCTCATGTTGTGCTCGTCGGACGTGTGCGTATGCGTGAGCAGGCGCAGCCCGAGGCCGCCTTCGATAAACGGCGTGAACGGGAAGCTGCCGCGCTTTTCCACACGCAGGATCGGCGTGAAGCCGAACTCCTGCAGGTTCTGCGAGTTCGTGCCGCCGCGCGACTGCCATTGCGCGATATTGAATTCGACCTGCACGCGGAGCAGCCAGCTATCGGGATTTCCGTACTGGAGCGGCGTGTTGAAGTTGATGCCGAGCTCGTACTTGTTGACGTCGTGACTCGTGTCACGGCCGTATGCAACGTGAACACCCGGGTCCGTAAACCACGGCTCGGCCTGGGCGGCGGTGCTGACCCCCGCGGCGAGCGCGGCGGCAACGAGACAACGGGCGGCGAGGGATACGGACGAAGCGCGCGAGGCAGGCGCGCACAGGGAACGCTGTTGTAGTTGTGGATGCATGAGAGAGCGTCGGCGATGAAGAGAGGACCCGGCAAAGGGACGACAAAAAGCCGGACATGCCGAGGCTCTGCGAGACATCGCGCGCGGGGAATGGGGCATGGCGAATGGCCGTGCCCCATGGCGTCAGCGCCCGGTCCCTCCCAGAATCCGGTACGTCAGGCCCAAAGCCGCTCCGCGATCCAGTTCGCGAACACACAGATCGAAAGCCAGATGGCGAGGCAGCCTGCAATAAAACGGTACGTCATGGGTATTTCTTCTTGTCAGGTTCTTCGTGAGACGCGCGATTATACATTCATTCATGAATGTATGTTTCGGGATCCCCCGGTCCGCTATCCGGTATCACGGTCGATATCGGACGGCGCAGAAACCTCACAAGGGGACGATGATGCCAGTGTGTGAGAAACCGTGCACGGCAAGGGTTCAATTCTCTTTTCAAAAAATTTGTGCATACCTGCACAAAAGCACGATGGCGCGCCCTGCGGCGCGCCATCCCGGCAACCCATTCGAAAAGCCGCGAGGCTTGCTGGTATTAGCTTCTGAGGAAAGGAAGCACTTCCTCCAGTAACCGTTCGGGAATTTCCTCGGCGATATAGTGACCGCTCGGCAAAGCATGTCCGCTGACGTGGCGTGCGACCTTGCGCCACTCCTCCAGCGGCTGGAAACACTGGCCGACCGCCCCCTCGGCGCCCCAGAGCGCGAGCATCTCGCACTCGACCTTGCGACCGGCCTCGAAGTCCGCGCGGTCGTGTTCGAGGTCGATGCCCGCGCTCGCGCGGTAGTCCTCGCAGAGCCCATGCGCGGCACCGGGCAGCTTCAGGCAACGCAGATATTCGGCCAGGGCGGCCTCCGTGAACGGCGCGAGGCCCGCGCTGCGCGTGCCCATGGTCTGGCGCAGATACAGGGCGGGATCGGCCTCGATCAGCGTTTCCGGGAACGGCGCCGGCCGGATCAGGAAAAACCAGTGATAGTAGGCGCGCGCGAACGCCTCGTTGGTCTGTGCATACATCGCGAGCGTGGGCGCGATATCGAGCGTGACCAGCTTTTCCACCGCCTGCGGGTGGTCCAGCGCGAGCCGGTGCGCCACGCGGCCGCCGCGGTCGTGCGCCAGCACGCGAAAGCGCGCAAAGCCGAGCGCCCGCATGACCGCGAGCTGGTCGGCCGCCATCGCGCGCTTGCTGTAGTTGCTGTGGTCGGGCAGGCCCGCCGGCTTGTCGCTGTCGCCGTAGCCGCGCAGGTCCGTGGCGACCACGGTGAAGTGCCGCGCCAGTTCGCCCGCGACCTTGTGCCAGATCACGTGCGTCTGCGGATGGCCATGCAACAGCAGCAGGGCCGGGCCCTGCCCGCCGACCACCGCGTGAATGTTGACGCCGTCACAGTCGAAGCTGCGTTCGGTGAATCCTTCGAACATCTCGTCTCCTTGCCGCGCCTCCGCGCGGAATACCGGACAGTGTAATCACGAAGCGCGCCGATATAATGCCCCGCATCGACTTTCATTCAGTCATCCGTTTCACGAATCGATGGATCCGTTCTCCGACGTCGCGTTCTTCGTCCTGCTCGTCAAGCGCGGCAGCCTCGCCGGTGCCGCGCAGCAGCTCGGCATCACGCCGTCCGCGGCCAGCAAGCGGCTGTCCGCGCTGGAATCGCGGCTCGGCGTGCGGCTGCTCCAGCGCACCACGCGGCGGCTGTCGGTGACCCCCGAAGGCGAGTCGTATCTGGCGCAGGGCGGGCGCATCCTCGCGGAACTCGAAGAACTGGAACAGGGACTCGGCGGCAGCCGCGTCGCGCCGCGCGGATTGCTGCGCGTCAATGCGTCGCTGGGCTTCGGACGGCGTCATCTGGCACCCGCCATCGCCGATTTCCT contains:
- a CDS encoding aspartate aminotransferase family protein, yielding MDAAKTVIPDLEALWMPFTANRQYKAAPRLLASASGMYYTTHDGRQVLDGCAGLWCVAAGHGRKEIVEAIAQQAATLDYAPPFQMGHPLEFEAATKVAALMPKGLDRIFFTNSGSESVDTALKIALAYHRARGEGQRVKIIGRERGYHGVGFGGMGVGGIGPNRKIWSANVMPNTDHLPATLNIAEAGYSKGQPQWGAHLAEDLERILALHDPSNVAAVIVEPVAGSTGVVIPPVGYLEKLREITSKHGILLIFDEVITAFGRLGAATAAERLNVTPDLITMAKAINNAAVPMGAVAVRREVHDAVVNGAGPGAIELPHGYTYSGHPLACAAAIAAIDLYKRDKLFERAAEMAPKFEAAVHGLRGAPYVKDIRNLGLMAGVELESRPGAPGARGYEAFVKCFERGVLIRYTGDILAFSPPLIISEAEIGQLFDTVREALQDVK
- a CDS encoding LysR substrate-binding domain-containing protein, which codes for MELRHLRYFEALADTLSFTRAAERMHVTQSTLSHQIRQLEEEIGQALFNRIGKRVTMTEAGETLLLHIGPALRQVDLALHAVRDEQGPVAGEIRVGATHSFNIRLIPQCVSSFLTRYPSVRVIVEELSAAEITARLASGDLDLGVSYRPAQTDALRFEPLYNEELKLVVGAHHPMANRRRARMVELHGLRMVLLPQYFATRQLLDECFRAAGAEPLVIAELNSIAPMLELVRQATGGSAGGLDIAAVIGESADLGNEDLRFIPLESPTPQRTPGLLWRRGAPRAVPVKYFATAVRRVVESMEKR
- a CDS encoding CoA-acylating methylmalonate-semialdehyde dehydrogenase; protein product: MNIAENKQITEIHHYIGGAIRQAGSDRFSDVFNPATGEVAARVALGSAADVDAAVAAAKAAAPAWAETPPLRRARILFKFKELLDRHHDDLAALITREHGKVFSDAKGEVTRGIEVVEFACGIPNLLKTDFTDNIGGGIDNWNLRQPLGVVAGITPFNFPVMVPMWMFPVALACGNTFVLKPSERDPSPSLLIADLLKQAGLPDGVFNVVQGDKQAVDALLAHPDVQALSFVGSTPIAEYIYTEGTKHGKRVQALGGAKNHLVVMPDADLDQAVDALIGAAYGSAGERCMAISVAVAVGDVADKLVPRLAERAKALKIRNGMEADAEMGPLVTGVHKAKVEGYIAKGVEEGATLVTDGRGHKVEGHDKGFFVGGTLFDHVKPDMTIYKEEIFGPVLSVVRVDDFAEAVSLINAHEFGNGVSCYTSDGGIARAFARQIQVGMVGINVPIPVPMAWHSFGGWKRSLFGDHHAYGEEGVRFYTRYKSVMQRWPDSIAKGAEFTMPVAK
- a CDS encoding citryl-CoA lyase, yielding MKIGKETVPRTAICTSNTETIVVRGADLCQDLIGKLSFTEYFCFLVTGERPTRAAVRVIDATLVAIAEHGLVPSVQASRMTLAAAPDALQGAVAAGILGCGSVILGASETAGIMLHEVWQRVQKGESIEDAARAVITAYRAERRAIPGYGHPVHKSRDPRVAALFAVAREAGADTVYVDIAEAIETVIPDIVGKDLRLNVSAAIPAVLLGVGFPLNALKGVPILARTGGLIAHLSEELRHSIGFALSYQATRELVYTGSTPAGFDPQA
- a CDS encoding acyloxyacyl hydrolase produces the protein MHPQLQQRSLCAPASRASSVSLAARCLVAAALAAGVSTAAQAEPWFTDPGVHVAYGRDTSHDVNKYELGINFNTPLQYGNPDSWLLRVQVEFNIAQWQSRGGTNSQNLQEFGFTPILRVEKRGSFPFTPFIEGGLGLRLLTHTHTSDEHNMSSAFQFGDMIGVGAAFGKNNAMEAGFRFQHISNAGIREPNPGANFYTGYVRYRF
- a CDS encoding alpha/beta fold hydrolase, whose amino-acid sequence is MFEGFTERSFDCDGVNIHAVVGGQGPALLLLHGHPQTHVIWHKVAGELARHFTVVATDLRGYGDSDKPAGLPDHSNYSKRAMAADQLAVMRALGFARFRVLAHDRGGRVAHRLALDHPQAVEKLVTLDIAPTLAMYAQTNEAFARAYYHWFFLIRPAPFPETLIEADPALYLRQTMGTRSAGLAPFTEAALAEYLRCLKLPGAAHGLCEDYRASAGIDLEHDRADFEAGRKVECEMLALWGAEGAVGQCFQPLEEWRKVARHVSGHALPSGHYIAEEIPERLLEEVLPFLRS
- a CDS encoding PLP-dependent aminotransferase family protein; amino-acid sequence: MLALHLARSRRGSDTLTEQIVSGIVALIDSRALRAGAAVPSVRRLAQQHHVSTFTVAEAYARLTALGYLSARPGSGYTVAHRHAPAGQARTPQWQAPELNAAWLLADVFADHSVPIKAGAGWLPGDWLNEEGLHQAMRTASRVPAAQVSGYGHPYGFAPLREHIATHLSQYGMPVQSQQVVLTQGATQALDLVVRTLLRPGDTVLVEAPCYCNLLQILKLAGLRVIGVPRTAAGLDTDALEDAIRAHGPRALFVNTVLQNPTGATLTSMNAYRVLQLAETHRLLVVEDDIYRELAPAGSPMLAAMDGLSQVVYINGFSKTIAPSVRVGYLAASPDLAKAFAQTKMAVGLTSSEVTERLVYSVLTSGHYARHVTALGERLRAQQDLVSEKLEAHGMEVLLRPEGGMFTWARPRWDDRAEGGQPGQALAARALSHGIWLAPGVYFEPDGSDSPWIRFNVATSDAPQLWAFLGACRAGQDAESALTA